A single region of the Methylocystis echinoides genome encodes:
- the secG gene encoding preprotein translocase subunit SecG, translating to MQQVIIAIHLMVVTALVILVLYQKSEGGALGMGGSGVFTGRGQANALTRATGILATIFFLTSIALTVLPAWERRAAGGDDWTKAIDQGDIKFKEMKPGEKAPESGKDSLFDQLQRAQQKRQQGGAPAPAEAPKAEAPKAEAPKAEAPKAEAPKSEPVMEAPKVEAPKAEAPKAEAPKAEAPAAEAPKPQTQWTSPAGEAPKAEAPKAEAPSAPAAEAPKAGAPTQWKSPQ from the coding sequence ATGCAGCAGGTCATTATCGCGATCCACCTGATGGTGGTGACGGCGCTGGTTATCCTCGTGCTCTATCAAAAGTCCGAGGGCGGCGCGCTCGGCATGGGCGGCAGCGGCGTGTTCACCGGCCGTGGCCAGGCCAATGCGCTGACCCGCGCGACCGGCATTCTCGCGACGATCTTCTTCCTCACCAGCATCGCGCTGACGGTTCTGCCGGCGTGGGAGCGTCGCGCCGCGGGCGGCGACGACTGGACCAAGGCGATCGACCAGGGCGACATCAAGTTCAAGGAAATGAAGCCCGGCGAGAAGGCCCCCGAGTCCGGCAAGGATTCGCTCTTCGACCAGCTCCAGCGCGCCCAGCAGAAGCGCCAGCAGGGCGGCGCCCCCGCCCCCGCCGAGGCTCCCAAGGCGGAGGCCCCCAAGGCCGAGGCCCCGAAGGCGGAAGCTCCGAAGGCCGAGGCGCCGAAGTCCGAGCCCGTGATGGAGGCCCCGAAGGTCGAGGCTCCCAAGGCTGAGGCTCCCAAGGCTGAGGCTCCCAAGGCTGAGGCTCCCGCCGCGGAGGCGCCGAAGCCGCAGACCCAGTGGACGTCCCCCGCCGGCGAAGCGCCCAAGGCTGAGGCGCCGAAGGCGGAGGCTCCGTCGGCTCCCGCCGCCGAGGCCCCGAAGGCCGGCGCGCCGACCCAGTGGAAGTCGCCGCAGTAA
- a CDS encoding CTP synthase, which yields MARYIFITGGVVSSLGKGLASAVLGALLQARGYTVRLRKLDPYLNIDPGTMSPYQHGEVFVTDDGAETDLDLGHYERFTGRPATRRDNVTTGRIYQDIINRERRGDYLGATIQVIPHVTNAIKEFVLEGNEDVDFVLIEIGGTVGDIEALPFFEAIRQLKNDLPPHHCIYVHLTLLPFIPSAGELKTKPTQHSVKELRSIGIQPDILLCRTDREIPREERRKLGLFCNVREQAVIEARDAANIYEVPRAYHAAGLDAQVLAAFGIEPAPKPDMSRWNAVTQRIANPEGEVTIAVVGKYTEMKDAYKSLIEALAHGGLANRVKVNLDWIESEIFEGGDPAAHLEHVHGILVPGGFGQRGAEGKILAARFARERKVPYFGICFGMQMAVIEAARALAGVDKANSTEFGPCDEPVVGLMTEWLKGNELEQRKADGNLGGTMRLGAYQARLAPGSRIAQVYGATEISERHRHRYEVNIAYRERLEACGLMFAGTSPDGLLPETVEIAEHPWFIGVQYHPELKSRPFEPHPLFASFIAAAKAQSRLV from the coding sequence ATGGCGCGCTATATCTTCATCACCGGCGGCGTGGTTTCCTCACTTGGCAAGGGTCTCGCGTCGGCGGTTCTCGGCGCGCTCCTGCAGGCGCGCGGCTACACCGTCCGGCTGCGCAAGCTCGACCCCTATCTCAACATCGATCCGGGGACCATGTCCCCCTATCAGCACGGCGAGGTCTTCGTCACCGACGACGGCGCCGAGACCGATCTCGATCTGGGGCATTACGAGCGCTTCACCGGCCGTCCCGCGACCAGGCGGGACAATGTGACGACCGGCCGCATCTATCAGGACATCATCAACAGGGAGCGGCGCGGCGATTATCTCGGCGCGACCATCCAGGTCATCCCGCACGTCACCAACGCCATCAAGGAATTCGTCCTCGAGGGCAATGAGGACGTTGATTTCGTGCTGATCGAGATCGGCGGCACGGTGGGCGACATCGAGGCGCTGCCCTTCTTCGAGGCGATCCGCCAGCTCAAGAACGACCTGCCGCCGCATCACTGCATCTATGTGCATCTGACGCTTTTGCCCTTCATCCCGAGCGCCGGCGAACTGAAGACCAAGCCGACGCAGCATTCGGTGAAGGAGCTGCGCTCCATCGGCATTCAGCCCGACATTCTCCTCTGCCGGACCGATCGCGAGATTCCGCGCGAGGAGCGCCGCAAGCTCGGCCTCTTCTGTAACGTGCGCGAGCAGGCGGTGATCGAGGCGCGCGACGCCGCGAATATCTACGAAGTTCCGCGCGCCTATCACGCGGCGGGGCTCGACGCGCAGGTGCTGGCCGCCTTCGGCATCGAGCCGGCGCCCAAGCCCGACATGAGCCGCTGGAACGCGGTGACCCAGCGCATCGCCAATCCCGAGGGCGAGGTCACCATCGCGGTGGTCGGCAAATACACCGAGATGAAGGACGCCTATAAGAGCCTCATCGAGGCCCTGGCGCATGGCGGTCTCGCCAATCGGGTGAAGGTCAATCTCGACTGGATCGAATCCGAGATTTTCGAGGGCGGCGATCCGGCCGCGCATCTCGAACATGTGCACGGCATTCTGGTGCCGGGCGGCTTCGGGCAGCGCGGCGCCGAGGGCAAGATTCTGGCGGCGCGTTTCGCGCGCGAGCGGAAAGTCCCCTATTTCGGCATCTGCTTTGGCATGCAGATGGCGGTCATCGAGGCGGCGCGCGCGCTCGCGGGCGTCGACAAGGCCAATTCCACCGAATTCGGCCCCTGCGACGAGCCGGTCGTCGGCCTGATGACCGAATGGCTCAAGGGCAATGAGCTGGAGCAGCGCAAGGCCGACGGCAATCTCGGCGGCACCATGCGCCTTGGCGCCTATCAGGCCCGCCTCGCGCCGGGCTCGCGCATCGCGCAGGTTTATGGCGCGACGGAAATTTCCGAGCGCCACCGCCACCGCTACGAGGTGAACATCGCCTATCGCGAGCGGCTGGAGGCCTGCGGCCTGATGTTCGCCGGAACCTCGCCGGACGGCCTGCTGCCGGAGACGGTCGAGATCGCCGAGCATCCCTGGTTCATCGGCGTGCAATATCACCCCGAGCTGAAGTCGCGGCCCTTCGAGCCGCATCCGCTATTCGCGAGTTTCATCGCGGCGGCGAAGGCGCAGAGCCGGTTGGTGTGA
- a CDS encoding DUF433 domain-containing protein, which translates to MTDQIRITLDPELLAGKPVVRGTRLSVEFIIGLMADGWSEADILRNYPALEHEDISACLVNWYGR; encoded by the coding sequence ATGACCGATCAGATTCGCATTACGCTCGATCCGGAGCTGCTCGCCGGAAAACCTGTCGTGCGCGGTACGCGCCTATCGGTCGAATTCATCATCGGGCTGATGGCGGACGGATGGAGTGAGGCAGACATTCTGCGCAATTATCCTGCGCTGGAACATGAGGACATTTCGGCCTGCTTGGTCAATTGGTATGGTCGCTAG
- a CDS encoding DUF262 domain-containing protein, with protein MQESVLRKEEDRTFFDEDRDQPIPPVDVVAYNELRSCADLYRMFATGKLEIQPDFQREVVWKKDEQARFIDSLVKQLPIPSMCFSLDFKTQKWKVIDGLQRMSTITAFLGSEDWKIGDVEDIQQLLRNTTNNELKNGNDEQRRVYASVEDISIPITVIRCSYDVPQHMRYLFTIFNRLNSGGVRLNNQEIRNCIYSGRFNNLLKAFDRHDKNWATVRRRIWGSMDRFRSVEVLLRALAFCAERNLYDGNLAGFLNNFMHGKMHIDDWELKALSEKMERMAANARVVLDALPGGKRSLTFVEGVLVGLLSNDSEIVGLDEVRRVGGYKSALQNSRLCQFICMGRVTRFLVLRQ; from the coding sequence ATGCAAGAATCAGTTCTCAGAAAAGAAGAGGATCGAACATTCTTCGATGAAGATCGGGATCAACCTATCCCCCCTGTGGACGTTGTTGCTTATAATGAGCTTAGGTCCTGTGCCGATCTATATCGTATGTTCGCTACGGGTAAGCTCGAAATCCAGCCGGACTTCCAGCGAGAGGTAGTTTGGAAAAAAGACGAGCAGGCTAGATTCATTGATTCACTCGTAAAACAACTTCCAATACCAAGTATGTGCTTCAGCCTTGATTTCAAAACGCAGAAGTGGAAGGTCATAGACGGTCTGCAGCGAATGTCTACTATTACAGCATTTCTTGGATCAGAGGATTGGAAAATTGGAGATGTTGAAGATATTCAGCAATTATTACGAAATACAACAAACAATGAACTAAAAAACGGAAACGATGAGCAAAGAAGAGTCTATGCAAGCGTCGAAGACATTTCTATTCCGATAACGGTTATTCGCTGCAGTTATGATGTCCCACAACATATGAGGTATCTCTTCACGATATTTAACCGTCTCAACTCAGGAGGCGTCAGGCTTAATAACCAGGAGATTCGCAACTGTATTTACTCAGGAAGGTTCAACAATCTTCTAAAAGCATTTGATCGGCACGATAAGAATTGGGCGACAGTGAGAAGGCGTATCTGGGGTTCCATGGATCGATTTAGATCCGTCGAAGTGCTATTGCGCGCTCTTGCCTTCTGCGCGGAGCGCAATTTGTACGATGGAAATCTGGCCGGGTTTTTGAATAATTTCATGCACGGCAAAATGCATATCGACGATTGGGAGTTGAAGGCTCTATCTGAAAAAATGGAGAGAATGGCTGCCAATGCCCGGGTTGTTTTGGACGCTCTTCCGGGTGGAAAAAGATCACTTACGTTCGTCGAGGGGGTTTTGGTTGGCCTTCTATCAAATGACAGCGAGATCGTGGGGCTTGATGAGGTGCGCCGCGTAGGTGGCTACAAGAGCGCGCTACAAAATTCGCGTCTTTGCCAGTTTATCTGCATGGGGCGCGTTACGCGCTTTCTAGTGCTACGACAGTAA
- a CDS encoding PAS domain-containing sensor histidine kinase produces MSSWQAEVDEGVRAESRIAADPAFSALDASGAPILAVSGDPLRIIYLNDAAKAVFGADSEALAGRLFGADAGRLAALIESVRQGAALRLERLQLPLTMGSQPVTILCRMLAEAGETGPIIVAALGLRAAVLDGAAQTAAPTPALAPAPAPAPAPERPNAPQTDAALREELINRSVARAPRFLWKTDAEGRFVDVTHVLADVAGAEGADILGRRVEEAAARFGLDAAFAAAIAARRSFAGVGVDWPIAGAGARAPTTLGGLPVTDAERRFAGFQGYGVMHLDRAFLAAAPAAPQPERPPAEQPAPDIYLADNVVPLRPVPRETPEVVEAAPEQAAQEQAAKEPATHEQAVEQTALTSAERENFEEIARALRAGEAAAAEPTAPVDEPADAPAVEAPAALRGEPLTDAAVQELAAELGALLQATVEPPRASDPAPASTPLPSAPPPLAAPPSSAVSILDCLPVGVLIARGAGTLFANQTLLDYLGYRDIAAFEAEGGLARMFFGRPPGDQGARPAAVQAVDGEALDVDVHLQTVDWEGSPATLVTLRRNRARPPGPEESALALARDREEKLARARADNSLLRAILETSGVAVAVVDDEGRIESASGAFAALFDAQRGAFDGLPLASLFTAADARLLMARLARTADPGPLRLAARVGARSFTATLRRLGPGQRLCVELRAEEAEARTRDLAAARDAAEQANAAKSDFLARMSHEIRTPMNAILGFAELMMEERLGPIGNERYKDYLKDVHASGELVLSLVNDLLDLSKIEAGKMELEFDRVDANAVISECASIMQTQANKSKIVMRLSLAERLPPVRADQRSLKQILLNLLSNAMKFNVPGGQVIVSSALTESGHVAIRVKDTGIGMSDDEIATALEPFKQVAVSHKKLGTGLGLPLTKALIEANHASFTIRSRKNEGTLVEIVFPPPQVMAAE; encoded by the coding sequence ATGAGCTCTTGGCAGGCAGAGGTCGATGAAGGCGTTCGCGCCGAAAGCCGCATTGCGGCCGATCCTGCATTTTCGGCCCTCGACGCTTCCGGCGCGCCCATCCTCGCGGTGAGCGGCGACCCCCTCCGAATCATCTATCTCAACGACGCCGCCAAAGCGGTTTTCGGCGCCGACAGCGAAGCGCTCGCCGGCCGGCTCTTCGGCGCGGACGCCGGCCGGCTCGCCGCGCTGATCGAATCGGTGCGGCAGGGCGCGGCGCTGCGGCTGGAGCGCCTGCAGCTTCCCCTGACCATGGGATCGCAGCCCGTCACCATTCTGTGCCGCATGCTCGCGGAGGCGGGTGAGACGGGCCCGATCATCGTCGCGGCGCTTGGCCTGCGCGCCGCGGTCCTCGACGGCGCCGCGCAAACTGCCGCCCCCACCCCCGCCTTAGCCCCGGCCCCGGCGCCGGCGCCGGCGCCGGAAAGACCCAACGCGCCGCAGACCGACGCGGCGCTGCGCGAGGAGCTGATCAATCGCAGCGTCGCCCGCGCGCCGCGTTTTCTCTGGAAGACCGACGCCGAGGGCCGGTTCGTCGACGTCACCCATGTGCTCGCCGACGTCGCGGGCGCGGAAGGGGCGGATATTCTCGGCCGCAGGGTCGAGGAGGCGGCGGCGCGTTTCGGGCTCGACGCCGCCTTTGCGGCGGCCATTGCGGCGCGGAGAAGTTTCGCCGGCGTCGGGGTGGACTGGCCGATCGCCGGCGCCGGCGCGCGCGCGCCCACGACGCTCGGCGGTCTGCCGGTCACGGACGCCGAGCGGCGCTTCGCCGGCTTCCAGGGCTATGGGGTCATGCACCTCGACCGGGCCTTCCTCGCCGCAGCCCCCGCCGCGCCGCAGCCCGAACGCCCGCCGGCCGAACAGCCGGCGCCGGACATCTATCTCGCCGACAATGTCGTGCCGCTGCGGCCTGTCCCGCGCGAGACGCCCGAAGTCGTCGAGGCGGCTCCCGAGCAGGCTGCCCAAGAGCAGGCTGCCAAAGAGCCGGCAACCCACGAGCAGGCTGTCGAACAGACGGCGCTCACCTCCGCCGAGCGGGAGAATTTCGAAGAGATCGCCCGCGCCCTGCGCGCAGGGGAAGCGGCCGCCGCAGAACCGACGGCGCCGGTGGATGAGCCCGCCGACGCGCCCGCCGTCGAGGCGCCCGCCGCCCTGCGCGGCGAGCCGCTGACCGACGCCGCGGTGCAGGAACTCGCGGCCGAACTCGGCGCGCTGCTGCAGGCGACGGTCGAACCGCCCCGCGCCAGTGACCCAGCCCCGGCCTCAACGCCGCTCCCGTCTGCCCCTCCCCCCCTTGCCGCCCCGCCGTCGTCGGCCGTGAGCATTCTGGATTGCCTGCCAGTCGGCGTGCTGATCGCGCGCGGCGCCGGGACGCTTTTCGCCAATCAGACGCTTCTCGACTATCTGGGCTACCGGGACATCGCCGCTTTCGAGGCCGAGGGCGGGCTCGCGCGCATGTTTTTCGGTCGCCCGCCGGGCGATCAGGGCGCGCGGCCGGCTGCGGTGCAAGCGGTCGACGGCGAGGCGCTCGATGTGGATGTGCACCTTCAGACCGTCGATTGGGAAGGTTCCCCCGCGACGCTCGTCACCCTGCGGCGCAACCGCGCCCGCCCGCCGGGTCCCGAGGAAAGCGCGCTGGCGCTGGCCCGCGACCGGGAGGAGAAGCTCGCCCGCGCCCGCGCCGACAACAGCCTGCTCCGCGCCATCCTCGAAACGAGCGGCGTCGCCGTGGCGGTGGTCGACGACGAGGGACGCATCGAAAGCGCCTCGGGCGCCTTCGCCGCCCTGTTCGATGCGCAGAGGGGCGCCTTCGACGGCCTGCCGCTCGCCTCGCTGTTCACGGCCGCCGACGCGCGCCTGCTGATGGCGCGGCTCGCCCGCACCGCCGATCCCGGTCCGCTGCGCCTCGCGGCGCGCGTTGGCGCCAGGAGTTTCACCGCGACGCTGCGGCGTCTGGGGCCGGGGCAGCGGCTCTGCGTCGAGTTGCGCGCGGAGGAGGCGGAAGCCCGCACCCGCGACCTCGCCGCCGCGCGCGACGCGGCCGAGCAGGCCAATGCGGCGAAATCGGATTTTCTGGCGCGCATGAGCCATGAAATCCGCACGCCGATGAACGCCATCCTCGGTTTCGCCGAGCTGATGATGGAGGAGCGGCTCGGGCCGATCGGCAATGAGCGCTACAAGGATTACCTCAAGGACGTGCACGCCTCGGGCGAGCTGGTGCTGTCGCTGGTCAACGACCTGCTCGATCTCTCCAAGATCGAGGCCGGCAAGATGGAGCTGGAGTTCGACCGCGTCGACGCCAATGCGGTGATCTCCGAATGCGCCTCGATCATGCAGACGCAGGCCAACAAATCGAAGATCGTGATGCGCCTGTCGCTCGCCGAGCGCCTGCCGCCGGTGCGCGCCGATCAGCGGTCACTGAAACAGATCCTGCTCAATCTTCTGTCCAATGCGATGAAGTTCAATGTGCCGGGCGGTCAGGTGATCGTCTCGAGCGCGCTGACCGAGTCGGGCCATGTGGCGATCCGCGTGAAGGACACCGGCATCGGCATGTCCGACGACGAGATCGCGACGGCGCTGGAGCCGTTCAAACAGGTGGCCGTATCGCACAAGAAGCTCGGCACCGGCCTCGGCCTGCCGCTGACCAAGGCGCTGATCGAGGCGAACCACGCGAGTTTCACCATCCGCAGCCGCAAGAATGAGGGGACGCTGGTGGAGATCGTCTTCCCGCCGCCGCAGGTGATGGCGGCGGAGTAG
- a CDS encoding phasin — protein sequence MVDPIYQVPTEVRDFAEKSVEQARKAFDGFAGAAQKALTSTADLPIVPPGAKDLSAKAFSYAEANVNAAFDLAQKLVKAKDPQEVFQLQAEFVKSQFEAIQEQTKELGAAIQRSTTLKG from the coding sequence ATGGTTGATCCCATTTATCAGGTTCCCACTGAAGTCCGCGATTTCGCGGAAAAGAGCGTCGAGCAGGCGCGCAAGGCTTTCGACGGCTTCGCTGGCGCGGCGCAGAAGGCGCTGACCTCGACCGCCGATCTGCCGATCGTGCCGCCGGGCGCCAAGGACCTGAGCGCAAAGGCGTTTTCCTACGCCGAGGCCAATGTCAACGCGGCGTTCGACCTGGCCCAGAAGCTCGTGAAGGCCAAGGACCCGCAGGAAGTTTTCCAGCTCCAGGCGGAATTCGTGAAGTCGCAGTTCGAGGCCATTCAGGAGCAGACCAAGGAACTCGGCGCGGCGATCCAGCGCTCCACGACGCTGAAGGGCTGA
- a CDS encoding phasin family protein: MATKSKADKSRPDDAGGENLAAAPTETGFAVDTPVVDVVEAVAPEAIQPVAPAQEIADSISAPLAVIEEAVESATEALSASFQLDSSDWPKKSIELWSENAAAFLDLAEEIGKAKSFEDVLDIQSRFASARLEAFLRQSQELMELARRMATFSVAPLYGAQKAA; encoded by the coding sequence ATGGCGACGAAAAGCAAGGCTGACAAAAGCAGGCCCGACGACGCTGGTGGAGAGAACCTCGCCGCAGCGCCGACGGAAACAGGTTTCGCCGTCGACACGCCCGTCGTGGATGTGGTCGAAGCCGTTGCGCCCGAAGCGATCCAGCCGGTCGCGCCGGCGCAAGAGATCGCTGACAGCATCTCCGCGCCGCTCGCCGTGATCGAGGAGGCGGTCGAATCCGCGACGGAGGCCCTTTCGGCGTCCTTCCAGTTGGATTCCTCGGACTGGCCGAAGAAATCAATCGAACTCTGGTCCGAAAACGCCGCCGCCTTTCTCGATCTCGCTGAAGAGATCGGCAAGGCCAAGAGTTTCGAGGACGTCCTCGATATTCAGTCGCGCTTCGCCAGCGCGCGTCTGGAGGCCTTTCTCCGTCAGTCACAGGAGCTGATGGAGCTGGCCCGGCGCATGGCGACCTTCTCCGTCGCGCCCCTGTACGGCGCGCAAAAGGCCGCGTGA